Proteins from one Escherichia coli genomic window:
- the yeeN gene encoding YebC/PmpR family DNA-binding transcriptional regulator → MGRKWANIVAKKTAKDGATSKIYAKFGVEIYAAAKQGEPDPELNTSLKFVIERAKQAQVPKHVIDKAIDKAKGGGDETFVQGRYEGFGPNGSMIIAETLTSNVNRTIANVRTIFNKKGGNIGAAGSVSYMFDNTGVIVFKGTDPDHIFEILLEAEVDVRDVTEEEGNIVIYTEPTDLHKGIAALKAAGITEFSTTELEMIAQSEVELSPEDLEIFEGLVDALEDDDDVQKVYHNVANL, encoded by the coding sequence GTGGGACGTAAATGGGCCAATATTGTTGCTAAAAAAACGGCTAAAGACGGTGCGACGTCTAAAATTTATGCAAAATTCGGTGTAGAAATCTATGCTGCTGCCAAACAAGGTGAACCCGATCCAGAATTAAACACATCTTTAAAATTCGTTATTGAACGAGCAAAGCAGGCACAAGTTCCAAAGCATGTTATTGATAAAGCAATTGATAAAGCCAAAGGCGGTGGAGATGAAACGTTCGTGCAGGGCCGTTATGAAGGCTTTGGTCCTAATGGCTCAATGATTATCGCTGAAACCTTGACTTCAAATGTTAACCGTACGATTGCTAACGTTCGCACAATTTTCAATAAAAAAGGCGGCAATATCGGAGCGGCAGGTTCTGTCAGCTATATGTTTGACAATACGGGTGTGATTGTATTTAAAGGTACAGACCCTGACCATATTTTTGAAATTTTACTTGAAGCTGAAGTTGATGTTCGTGATGTAACTGAAGAAGAAGGTAATATTGTTATTTATACTGAACCTACTGACCTTCATAAAGGAATCGCGGCTCTAAAAGCAGCTGGAATCACTGAGTTCTCAACAACAGAATTAGAAATGATTGCTCAATCTGAAGTTGAGCTTTCCCCAGAAGATTTAGAAATCTTTGAAGGGCTTGTTGATGCCCTTGAAGATGACGACGATGTTCAAAAAGTTTATCATAACGTCGCAAATCTCTAA
- a CDS encoding glycosyltransferase family 9 protein yields the protein MFLASLLRRIAFSYYDYKANNFNIGKTDFVVIHIPDQIGDAMAIFPVIRALELHKIKHLLIVTSTINLEVFNALKLEQTKLTLVTMTMQDHATLKEIKDLAKNITQRYGTPDLCIEAMRKKNLKTMLFISQLKAKTNFQVVGLTMKCYSPLCKNASRMDQNLRAPVPMTWAFMMREAGFPAVRPIYELPLSEQVINEVREELCTLGSYIALNLVGSVQERTFSLSVAEKLIAKIQSDNDMPIVIVHGPKGEDKARKLAGCYNNVYRLSLSPSIKRSAAIIKDAYIAITPDTSILHMASAYNTPVVAIYADYKTRWPAMADISESVVVGQKIDHISLDEFGKALKSALERVCVSTYV from the coding sequence ATGTTTTTAGCATCATTGTTGAGACGTATTGCATTTAGTTACTACGATTATAAAGCTAATAATTTCAATATTGGAAAAACAGACTTTGTTGTTATCCACATTCCCGATCAAATTGGCGATGCTATGGCCATCTTTCCAGTTATTCGGGCGCTTGAATTGCATAAAATTAAGCATCTTTTAATTGTTACTTCGACTATTAATTTAGAAGTCTTTAATGCGCTCAAACTTGAACAGACTAAATTAACATTAGTAACAATGACTATGCAGGATCACGCAACATTAAAAGAAATAAAAGATTTAGCGAAGAACATAACACAGCGATACGGTACGCCGGATCTTTGTATAGAGGCGATGCGTAAAAAGAACCTGAAAACGATGTTATTTATCAGTCAGTTGAAAGCAAAAACGAATTTTCAGGTTGTCGGTTTAACCATGAAGTGCTATTCCCCTTTGTGTAAGAACGCCTCCCGGATGGATCAGAATCTCAGGGCTCCCGTACCCATGACATGGGCGTTTATGATGCGTGAAGCGGGTTTTCCTGCAGTCAGGCCAATATATGAATTGCCATTAAGCGAGCAGGTAATAAATGAAGTACGTGAGGAATTGTGCACTTTAGGATCTTACATTGCGCTTAATTTAGTTGGCAGCGTGCAGGAACGCACATTTTCGTTATCAGTAGCTGAGAAACTCATCGCCAAAATTCAAAGTGATAATGATATGCCAATAGTCATTGTTCATGGACCAAAAGGGGAAGATAAAGCCCGGAAATTAGCGGGTTGTTATAATAATGTCTACCGGCTATCCTTATCACCCTCGATTAAACGTTCAGCAGCAATCATAAAAGATGCTTATATCGCAATAACCCCTGATACCTCAATATTACATATGGCAAGTGCCTATAATACCCCCGTCGTTGCAATTTATGCTGATTACAAAACGCGGTGGCCTGCGATGGCAGATATCTCGGAGTCAGTGGTCGTTGGGCAAAAAATTGATCATATAAGTTTGGATGAATTCGGAAAGGCGCTAAAAAGTGCTTTGGAGAGAGTATGTGTCAGTACTTACGTATAG
- the shiA gene encoding shikimate transporter — MDTTLISTRPDDGTLSLSRARRAAFGSFAGAVVDWYDFLLYGITAALVFNREFFPQVSPAMGTLAAFATFGVGFLFRPLGGVIFGHFGDRLGRKRMLMLTVWMMGIATALIGILPSFSTIGWWAPILLVTLRAIQGFAVGGEWGGAALLSVESAPKNKKAFYSSGVQVGYGVGLLLSTGLVSLISMMTTDEQFLSWGWRIPFLFSIVLVLGALWVRNGMEESAEFEQQQHNQAAAQKRIPVIEALLRHPGAFLKIIALRLCELLTMYIVTAFALNYSTQNMGLPRELFLNIGLLVGGLSCLTIPCFAWLADRFGRRRVYITGALIGTLSAFPFFIALEAQSIFWIVFFSIMLANIAHDMVVCVQQPMFTEMFGASYRYSGAGVGYQVASVVGGGFTPFIAAALITYFAGNWHSVAIYLLAGCLISAITALLMKDNQRA, encoded by the coding sequence ATGGACACCACGCTCATCTCCACTCGTCCCGATGATGGGACGCTTTCGTTAAGTCGCGCCCGACGAGCTGCGTTTGGCAGTTTCGCCGGAGCTGTCGTCGACTGGTATGACTTTTTACTCTATGGCATTACCGCCGCACTGGTGTTTAATCGCGAGTTTTTCCCGCAAGTCAGCCCGGCAATGGGAACGCTCGCCGCATTTGCCACCTTTGGTGTCGGCTTCCTTTTCCGTCCACTTGGCGGTGTCATTTTCGGTCACTTTGGCGACCGACTGGGACGTAAGCGCATGTTAATGCTGACCGTCTGGATGATGGGCATCGCGACAGCCTTGATTGGCATTCTTCCTTCCTTCTCGACTATTGGGTGGTGGGCCCCCATTTTACTGGTGACGCTGCGTGCCATTCAGGGATTTGCCGTCGGCGGCGAATGGGGAGGCGCGGCGTTACTTTCCGTTGAAAGTGCACCGAAAAATAAAAAAGCCTTTTACAGTAGCGGTGTACAAGTTGGCTACGGAGTAGGTTTACTGCTTTCGACCGGACTGGTTTCATTGATCAGTATGATGACGACTGACGAACAGTTTCTAAGCTGGGGCTGGCGTATTCCTTTCCTGTTTAGCATCGTACTGGTGCTGGGAGCATTGTGGGTGCGTAATGGCATGGAGGAGTCCGCGGAATTTGAACAACAGCAACATAATCAAGCGGCAGCGCAAAAACGCATCCCGGTTATCGAAGCACTGTTACGACATCCCGGTGCTTTTCTGAAGATTATTGCGCTACGACTGTGCGAGTTGCTGACGATGTACATCGTTACCGCCTTTGCGCTTAACTATTCAACCCAAAATATGGGGTTACCGCGCGAACTTTTCCTTAATATCGGTTTGCTGGTAGGTGGACTAAGCTGTCTGACAATTCCCTGTTTTGCCTGGCTTGCCGATCGTTTTGGTCGCCGCAGGGTGTATATCACAGGCGCGTTAATCGGAACGTTGAGCGCATTTCCTTTCTTTATAGCGCTTGAAGCACAATCTATTTTCTGGATAGTTTTCTTCTCCATAATGCTGGCAAACATTGCGCATGACATGGTGGTGTGCGTGCAACAACCGATGTTTACCGAAATGTTTGGTGCCAGTTATCGCTATAGTGGAGCTGGAGTCGGATATCAGGTTGCCAGTGTGGTCGGCGGTGGATTTACACCTTTTATTGCTGCTGCACTCATCACTTATTTTGCTGGAAACTGGCATAGCGTCGCCATTTATTTGCTGGCTGGATGCCTGATTTCTGCAATAACCGCTTTGTTGATGAAAGACAATCAACGCGCTTAA
- the yeeO gene encoding toxic metabolite efflux MATE transporter YeeO → MWFHFLQLRSALNISSALRQVVHGTRWHAKRKSYKVLFWREITPLAVPIFMENACVLLMGVLSTFLVSWLGKDAMAGVGLADSFNMVIMAFFAAIDLGTTVVVAFSLGKRDRRRARVATRQSLVIMTLFAVLLATLIHHFGEQIIDFVAGDATTEVKALALTYLELTVLSYPAAAITLIGSGALRGAGNTKIPLLINGSLNILNIIISGILIYGLFSWPGLGFIGAGLGLTISRYIGAVAILWVLAIGFNPALRISLKSYFKPLNFSIIWEVMGIGIPASVESVLFTSGRLLTQMFVAGMGTSVIAGNFIAFSIAALINLPGSALGSASTIITGRRLGVGQIAQAEIQLRHVFWLSTLGLTAIAWLTAPFAGVMASFYTQDPQVKHVVVILIWLNALFMPIWSASWVLPAGFKGARDARYAMWVSMLSMWGCRVVVGYVLGIMLGWGVVGVWMGMFADWAVRAVLFYWRMVTGRWLWKYPRPEPQKCEKKPVVSE, encoded by the coding sequence ATGTGGTTTCACTTTCTGCAATTAAGGTCGGCTTTGAATATCTCCTCTGCTTTACGCCAGGTTGTTCACGGCACTCGCTGGCACGCCAAACGCAAGAGTTACAAAGTGTTGTTCTGGCGCGAGATAACCCCGCTTGCTGTTCCTATCTTCATGGAGAACGCCTGTGTCCTGTTGATGGGTGTCCTGAGCACTTTTCTGGTCAGCTGGCTGGGAAAAGATGCGATGGCCGGCGTGGGATTGGCGGACAGCTTCAATATGGTCATTATGGCTTTTTTTGCAGCTATCGATCTTGGTACTACTGTCGTTGTGGCATTTAGTCTCGGTAAGCGGGATCGACGACGAGCGAGGGTGGCGACGCGGCAGTCATTGGTGATCATGACGTTGTTTGCCGTACTGTTGGCAACGCTTATTCATCATTTTGGCGAACAAATTATTGATTTCGTCGCAGGTGATGCCACGACAGAAGTTAAAGCACTGGCGTTGACTTATCTGGAGCTGACGGTACTCAGTTATCCAGCAGCTGCCATCACTTTGATTGGTAGCGGGGCACTTCGTGGTGCAGGGAATACGAAAATACCGCTACTGATTAACGGTAGCCTGAATATTCTTAATATTATTATTAGCGGCATATTGATTTACGGCCTTTTCTCCTGGCCGGGACTGGGATTTATCGGGGCTGGGTTGGGGTTAACCATTTCTCGTTATATTGGCGCAGTGGCAATTTTGTGGGTGCTGGCGATTGGTTTTAATCCTGCGCTAAGGATTTCGTTAAAGAGCTATTTTAAACCGCTGAATTTTAGCATTATCTGGGAAGTCATGGGGATTGGTATTCCAGCGAGTGTCGAATCAGTGTTATTTACCAGTGGTCGGTTATTAACCCAAATGTTCGTTGCCGGGATGGGGACCAGTGTTATTGCCGGGAATTTTATCGCGTTTTCAATTGCGGCTCTTATCAACTTACCCGGAAGTGCGCTCGGCTCTGCTTCTACGATCATTACAGGCCGAAGGTTGGGGGTAGGGCAGATAGCGCAAGCAGAGATTCAGTTGCGGCATGTGTTCTGGCTGTCCACTCTTGGATTAACGGCCATCGCCTGGCTAACGGCTCCCTTTGCTGGGGTTATGGCATCGTTTTACACCCAGGATCCACAGGTTAAACATGTCGTTGTGATTCTGATTTGGCTAAATGCTTTATTTATGCCTATTTGGTCTGCCTCATGGGTGCTACCCGCTGGATTTAAGGGTGCTCGCGATGCACGTTACGCCATGTGGGTTTCTATGTTGAGCATGTGGGGTTGCCGGGTTGTCGTCGGTTATGTGCTGGGAATCATGCTTGGCTGGGGTGTGGTTGGTGTCTGGATGGGAATGTTTGCCGACTGGGCTGTGCGGGCCGTGCTGTTTTACTGGCGAATGGTTACTGGACGTTGGCTGTGGAAATATCCTCGACCTGAGCCGCAAAAGTGTGAAAAAAAGCCAGTTGTGTCGGAATAA
- the amn gene encoding AMP nucleosidase codes for MNNKGSGLTPAQALDKLDTLYEQSVVALRNAIGNYIKSGELPDENARKEGLFVYPSLTVTWDGSTTNPPKTRAFGRFTHAGSYTTTITRPTLFRSYLNEQLTLLYQDYGAHISVQPSQHEIPYPYVIDGSELTLDRSMSAGLTRYFPTTELAQIGDETADGIYHPTEFSPLSHFDARRVDFSLARLRHYTGTPVEHFQPFVLFTNYTRYVDEFVRWGCSQILDPDSPYIALSCAGGNWITAETEAPEEAISDLAWKKHQMPAWHLITADGQGITLVNIGVGPSNAKTICDHLAVLRPDVWLMIGHCGGLRESQAIGDYVLAHAYLRDDHVLDAVLPPDIPIPSIAEVQRALYDATKLVSGRPGEEVKQRLRTGTVVTTDDRNWELRYSASALRFNLSRAVAIDMESATIAAQGYRFRVPYGTLLCVSDKPLHGEIKLPGQANRFYEGAISEHLQIGIRAIDLLRAEGDRLHSRKLRTFNEPPFR; via the coding sequence ATGAATAATAAGGGCTCCGGTCTGACCCCAGCTCAGGCACTGGATAAACTCGACACGCTGTATGAGCAATCTGTAGTCGCTTTACGCAACGCCATTGGCAACTATATTAAAAGTGGCGAATTACCTGATGAAAATGCCCGTAAAGAAGGTCTTTTTGTCTATCCATCACTGACCGTAACCTGGGACGGTAGCACAACAAATCCCCCCAAAACGCGCGCATTTGGTCGTTTTACTCACGCAGGCAGCTACACCACCACGATTACTCGCCCTACTCTCTTTCGTTCGTATCTGAATGAGCAACTAACGTTGCTTTATCAGGATTATGGTGCGCATATCTCGGTGCAACCCTCGCAGCATGAAATCCCTTATCCTTATGTCATCGATGGCTCTGAATTGACACTTGATCGCTCAATGAGCGCTGGGTTAACTCGCTACTTCCCGACAACAGAACTGGCGCAAATTGGCGATGAAACTGCAGACGGCATTTATCATCCAACGGAATTCTCCCCGCTATCGCATTTTGATGCGCGCCGCGTCGATTTTTCCCTCGCGCGGTTGCGCCATTATACCGGTACGCCAGTTGAACATTTCCAGCCGTTCGTCTTGTTTACCAACTACACACGTTATGTGGATGAATTCGTTCGTTGGGGATGCAGCCAGATCCTCGACCCTGATAGCCCCTACATTGCCCTTTCTTGTGCTGGCGGGAACTGGATCACCGCCGAAACCGAAGCGCCAGAAGAAGCCATTTCCGACCTTGCATGGAAAAAACACCAGATGCCAGCATGGCATTTAATTACCGCCGATGGTCAGGGTATTACTCTGGTGAATATTGGCGTGGGACCGTCAAATGCTAAAACCATCTGCGATCATCTGGCGGTGCTGCGCCCGGATGTCTGGTTGATGATTGGTCACTGTGGTGGCTTACGTGAAAGCCAGGCCATTGGAGATTATGTACTTGCACACGCTTATTTACGCGATGACCACGTTCTTGATGCGGTACTGCCGCCCGATATTCCTATTCCGAGCATTGCTGAAGTGCAACGTGCGCTTTATGACGCTACCAAGTTAGTCAGCGGCAGGCCCGGAGAGGAAGTTAAACAGCGGCTACGTACTGGCACTGTGGTAACCACAGATGACAGGAACTGGGAATTACGTTATTCAGCTTCTGCACTTCGTTTTAACTTAAGCCGTGCCGTGGCAATTGATATGGAAAGTGCAACCATTGCCGCACAAGGATATCGTTTCCGCGTGCCATACGGGACACTACTGTGTGTTTCAGATAAACCTTTGCATGGTGAGATTAAACTTCCCGGTCAGGCTAACCGTTTTTATGAAGGCGCTATTTCCGAACACCTGCAAATTGGCATTCGGGCGATCGATTTGCTGCGCGCAGAAGGCGACCGACTGCATTCACGTAAATTACGAACCTTTAATGAGCCGCCGTTCCGGTAA